A genomic segment from Terriglobales bacterium encodes:
- the lpxC gene encoding UDP-3-O-acyl-N-acetylglucosamine deacetylase: MTFEQTIRQPVSVSGVGLHSGVPVTLRILPAPAGTGIVFRRTDLDGFEIEANCRNVARVSYATSLMKKGVLISTTEHLLAACVGVGLDNAIIELDNLELPLLDGSAQPFVDLIMSVGLRRQRRPRTYYRILRDIELHEGDKFIGVYPGTGYSVSYEIDFPHPLIGKENFEVELSDGQFQREIAAARTFGFKHQEQQLKNMGLIRGADMTNCIVLTHDSVLNGPLRYPDEFVRHKVLDLIGDLALLGRRIVGRVVANRAGHAMHTALVSRLLKDPSFWEETTEEHVIPPSPIEPRLGSSTVP; the protein is encoded by the coding sequence GTGACGTTTGAGCAGACAATCCGCCAGCCCGTTTCCGTTTCGGGCGTCGGCCTCCACTCCGGAGTTCCCGTCACACTGCGGATTCTGCCTGCTCCCGCCGGCACCGGCATCGTCTTCCGCCGCACCGACCTCGACGGCTTCGAAATCGAAGCCAACTGCCGCAACGTCGCCCGCGTCAGCTACGCCACCTCGTTGATGAAGAAAGGCGTGCTCATCTCCACCACCGAGCACCTGCTCGCCGCCTGCGTCGGCGTCGGACTCGACAACGCCATCATCGAACTCGACAACCTCGAACTGCCCCTGCTCGACGGCAGCGCGCAACCCTTCGTCGACCTCATCATGAGCGTGGGCCTCCGCCGCCAGCGACGCCCCCGCACTTACTACCGCATCCTCCGCGACATCGAACTCCACGAAGGCGATAAGTTCATCGGCGTCTATCCCGGCACCGGATACTCGGTCTCCTACGAGATCGACTTCCCCCACCCGCTCATCGGCAAAGAAAATTTTGAAGTCGAATTGAGCGACGGCCAGTTCCAGCGCGAGATCGCCGCCGCGCGCACCTTCGGCTTCAAGCACCAGGAACAGCAACTGAAAAACATGGGTCTGATTCGCGGTGCGGATATGACCAACTGCATCGTCCTCACTCACGACTCGGTTCTTAACGGCCCGCTTCGCTACCCGGATGAATTCGTCCGCCACAAGGTTCTCGATCTCATTGGCGACCTCGCGCTTCTCGGACGCCGAATTGTGGGACGAGTTGTTGCCAATCGCGCTGGACACGCAATGCACACAGCGCTCGTCTCGCGCCTGCTTAAAGACCCGTCATTCTGGGAAGAAACTACGGAAGAACACGTAATTCCGCCGTCTCCGATCGAACCTCGACTCGGTTCGTCAACGGTTCCGTAG